Proteins co-encoded in one Bremerella sp. TYQ1 genomic window:
- a CDS encoding ABC transporter ATP-binding protein, with product MIKTVDLTKKYGDFFAIKGIELDLDQGDVFGFIGPNGAGKTTTMRIIATLLNPSWGEAYVCGNSIYTKPKEIRRLVGYMPDFFGVYDDMKVIEYLEFFAAAYRINGKERTKVCNEMLELVDLEFKRNAFANTLSRGQTQRLGLARVMLHNPQVLLLDEPASGLDPRARIQMRNLLKRLRDMGKTIIVSSHILPELADVCNKIGIIDRGVLEVNASVAEVMKQVKQKTTLLVAVQGDNDAAGKVLEQSDIVENIESRVDHLLVTLKKEAEDYSDLPTMLVQAGHKITLFREEEINLESAFMALTKGMGQQVSTEPAT from the coding sequence ATGATCAAGACCGTTGACCTGACGAAAAAGTATGGCGATTTCTTCGCAATCAAGGGAATCGAACTCGACCTGGATCAAGGCGACGTGTTTGGTTTTATCGGCCCTAATGGTGCCGGCAAAACGACCACGATGCGAATCATTGCAACGCTCCTGAATCCTTCCTGGGGCGAAGCCTACGTTTGTGGCAACTCGATCTATACCAAGCCGAAAGAGATTCGCCGACTGGTCGGCTACATGCCAGACTTCTTTGGCGTCTACGACGACATGAAGGTCATCGAGTACCTCGAGTTCTTTGCAGCGGCGTACCGCATCAACGGCAAGGAACGCACAAAAGTGTGCAACGAAATGCTTGAACTGGTGGACCTCGAATTCAAGCGTAATGCATTCGCGAATACACTTTCCCGTGGTCAAACACAACGACTCGGCTTGGCTCGTGTGATGCTGCACAACCCTCAGGTTCTGCTGCTGGACGAACCTGCTAGTGGTCTAGACCCTCGCGCACGTATTCAAATGCGTAACTTGCTCAAGCGACTTCGCGACATGGGCAAAACCATTATCGTTTCAAGTCACATTCTTCCAGAACTAGCCGACGTTTGTAATAAGATCGGGATCATCGATCGTGGTGTTTTGGAAGTGAATGCTTCCGTTGCTGAAGTAATGAAGCAAGTGAAGCAAAAGACGACGTTGCTCGTTGCCGTTCAGGGTGACAATGACGCGGCCGGCAAAGTCCTCGAGCAGTCAGACATTGTCGAGAACATAGAGTCCCGCGTCGATCACTTACTGGTAACCCTCAAGAAAGAGGCTGAAGACTATAGTGATCTTCCCACGATGCTCGTCCAAGCAGGGCACAAGATAACACTTTTCCGGGAAGAAGAGATCAACCTCGAGTCGGCGTTCATGGCATTAACCAAAGGCATGGGTCAACAGGTTTCGACAGAACCGGCTACGTAA
- a CDS encoding protein-L-isoaspartate(D-aspartate) O-methyltransferase translates to MIGRSHFTAWLVLASILGGVNASSADARDPYEAARNHLVETAVIANGVKDPRVIAAIRNTPRHEFVASNQRNQAYYDMALPIGEDQTISSPFIVAYMTESLEPKPSDKVLEIGTGSGYQAAVLSPLVKQVFSIEIKEPLGRKAARTLQRLNYDNVYTKVGDGYLGWPQYAPFDKIIVTCSPENVPKPLVDQLKEGGRMVIPVGERYQQTLVLFTKKDGKLEAEPLRPTLFVPMTGEAESRRQVKPDPANPRLENGDFELELEKNGSVPGWYYQRQLELVEDSSSPGGTKSLKLSNEEPGRVALALQGLALDGRKVPRLKLSGWVKTEGMGLGPDRTLAPMIMISFYDEQRRDLGKAAIGPFIGTLDWHEVEKVVNVPPATREALFRVSTFGAVGTMYVDNLAVEAAR, encoded by the coding sequence ATGATCGGACGATCCCACTTCACCGCTTGGCTGGTTCTCGCTTCTATTCTGGGGGGCGTAAATGCCTCCTCCGCTGATGCCCGTGATCCGTACGAGGCTGCGCGCAATCACTTGGTAGAAACTGCCGTGATCGCTAACGGCGTGAAAGATCCGCGTGTCATTGCGGCGATTCGTAATACACCACGCCACGAGTTTGTTGCTTCCAATCAACGGAATCAGGCTTACTACGACATGGCTCTGCCCATTGGGGAAGATCAGACCATTTCTTCGCCGTTTATCGTGGCTTATATGACCGAATCACTCGAGCCTAAGCCGTCTGATAAAGTGCTGGAAATTGGTACAGGGAGTGGCTATCAAGCTGCTGTTTTAAGCCCTTTGGTCAAGCAAGTCTTCAGCATCGAAATCAAAGAACCACTGGGACGAAAAGCGGCTCGCACACTGCAGCGTCTCAACTACGACAATGTTTATACCAAAGTAGGCGATGGCTACCTCGGCTGGCCTCAATACGCGCCGTTCGACAAGATCATTGTGACCTGTTCGCCAGAGAACGTTCCCAAACCGCTCGTCGATCAGTTGAAGGAAGGGGGCCGGATGGTCATTCCTGTCGGTGAACGTTATCAGCAAACACTGGTTCTTTTCACGAAGAAAGATGGCAAGCTGGAAGCAGAGCCACTACGGCCAACCCTCTTTGTTCCTATGACCGGTGAGGCGGAGTCTCGCCGCCAAGTGAAACCAGATCCAGCCAATCCTCGCTTGGAAAATGGCGACTTCGAGCTTGAACTGGAAAAGAACGGCAGCGTTCCAGGATGGTACTACCAGCGTCAGCTGGAACTAGTAGAAGACAGCAGTTCCCCCGGCGGTACCAAAAGCTTGAAGCTCTCGAACGAAGAACCTGGCCGCGTTGCCCTGGCGCTGCAAGGGTTGGCACTCGACGGACGAAAGGTTCCCCGCCTCAAGCTTTCCGGCTGGGTCAAAACCGAAGGCATGGGCTTGGGGCCAGACCGAACGCTAGCCCCGATGATCATGATTTCTTTTTATGACGAACAGCGACGAGACCTGGGAAAAGCCGCCATCGGTCCGTTCATCGGAACGCTTGACTGGCATGAAGTCGAAAAGGTGGTCAATGTACCGCCGGCGACACGTGAAGCACTTTTTCGGGTCAGTACCTTTGGCGCGGTCGGCACTATGTACGTCGATAATCTGGCAGTCGAAGCAGCCCGTTAA